In Janthinobacterium sp. 67, a genomic segment contains:
- a CDS encoding YeeE/YedE family protein: protein MSDTAISPLRLRAAINPKPLGVALLLIVLGAWYLAQSVGIKQAALYVVGALLGVTLYHAAFGFTSAWRVFIADGRGDGLRAQMLMLAVGVALFFPALSAGTLFGTPVAGLVSPAGTSVIFGAFIFGIGMQLGGGCASGTLYTVGGGSTRMLITLAAFIIGSVIGTAHMPFWTALPQLQPISIVTSLGLVPALALNWIVFALIAAITVFVEKRRHGKLVATPLRPAQASPWLHGPWPLVAGAVALVVLNFATLALSGKPWGVTSAFALWGAKAASVVGIDTASWAYWSTKANAAALAAPLTQDKTSVMDIGIVLGAMLAAALAGRYAPVWRIPRRSIIAAIVGGLLLGYGARLAYGCNIGAYFSGIISGSLHGWLWLVCAFLGNVVGTRLRPWFGLEVERVKRSGC, encoded by the coding sequence ATGTCCGATACAGCAATCTCACCGCTGCGCCTGCGCGCCGCCATCAATCCGAAACCGCTGGGCGTCGCCCTGTTGCTCATCGTGCTAGGCGCCTGGTATCTGGCGCAGAGCGTTGGCATCAAGCAGGCCGCGCTGTACGTGGTGGGCGCCTTGCTCGGCGTCACCCTGTATCACGCGGCCTTCGGTTTTACGTCCGCCTGGCGCGTTTTCATTGCCGATGGGCGCGGCGACGGCTTGCGCGCACAAATGCTGATGCTGGCCGTGGGCGTGGCGCTGTTCTTCCCTGCGCTGTCGGCCGGCACTTTGTTCGGCACGCCCGTCGCGGGCCTCGTGTCTCCCGCCGGCACCTCGGTGATCTTCGGCGCCTTCATCTTCGGCATCGGCATGCAGCTGGGCGGCGGTTGCGCGTCCGGCACCCTGTACACGGTGGGCGGGGGCAGCACGCGCATGCTCATCACGCTGGCCGCTTTTATTATCGGCTCGGTGATCGGCACGGCGCACATGCCGTTCTGGACGGCGCTGCCGCAACTCCAGCCCATTTCCATTGTCACCAGCCTGGGCCTGGTGCCCGCGCTGGCGCTGAACTGGATCGTCTTCGCGCTGATCGCCGCCATCACGGTCTTCGTTGAAAAACGCCGCCATGGCAAGCTGGTCGCCACGCCATTGCGCCCGGCACAGGCCTCGCCCTGGCTGCACGGCCCGTGGCCGCTGGTGGCGGGCGCCGTCGCCCTCGTCGTGCTGAACTTCGCCACCCTGGCGCTGTCGGGCAAGCCGTGGGGCGTGACGTCCGCGTTTGCGCTGTGGGGCGCGAAAGCGGCGTCCGTGGTCGGCATCGACACGGCCAGCTGGGCTTACTGGTCGACCAAGGCCAACGCGGCCGCGCTGGCCGCGCCGCTGACGCAAGACAAGACGTCCGTGATGGACATCGGCATCGTGCTGGGCGCCATGCTGGCGGCGGCGCTGGCCGGCCGCTATGCGCCCGTGTGGCGCATCCCGCGCCGCTCGATCATTGCCGCCATCGTCGGCGGCTTGCTGCTCGGCTACGGCGCGCGCCTGGCCTACGGCTGCAACATCGGCGCCTACTTCAGCGGCATCATCTCGGGCAGCCTGCACGGCTGGCTGTGGCTGGTCTGCGCTTTCCTGGGCAACGTCGTCGGCACGCGCCTGCGTCCGTGGTTCGGCCTGGAAGTGGAGCGCGTGAAACGCAGCGGCTGCTGA
- a CDS encoding MFS transporter, with protein sequence MPIALLALTLSAFAIGTTEFVIVGLLPTIAADLGVNLPSAGLLVSLYALGVAVGAPVLTALTGKIPRKTLLLSLMVLFTLGNLLAWKSPGYETLVVARILTGLAHGVFFSIGSTIATSLVPKDKAASAIAIMFTGLTVALVTGVPLGTFIGQHFGWRETFLAVSALGLVAFIGSLLYVPSTIAHSKPASLLQQVQVLGQPRLLLVYAMTAVGYGGSFIAFTYLAPILQQVSGFSAGAVGVVMLVYGISVAFGNIWGGKLADKRGPVRALKLIFLLLAFVLLLLTFTAPHPVLVVITVLLWGAVAFGNVAGLQVYVVQQAEHFTPRAVDVASGLNIAAFNLGIAGGAWGGGLIVEHLGLVHTGWIGALVVLGAFGLTALSGRLDRLHPIPVRAGGEKSIHAVGH encoded by the coding sequence ATGCCCATTGCCTTGCTCGCGCTGACCCTCAGCGCATTTGCCATCGGAACCACCGAGTTTGTCATCGTCGGGCTGTTGCCCACCATCGCCGCCGACCTGGGCGTCAACCTGCCGTCGGCCGGCCTGCTGGTCAGCCTGTATGCGCTGGGCGTGGCCGTCGGCGCGCCCGTGCTGACGGCACTGACGGGCAAGATCCCCCGCAAGACCCTGCTGTTGTCGCTGATGGTTTTGTTCACCCTGGGTAACTTGCTGGCGTGGAAATCACCGGGCTACGAAACCCTCGTCGTCGCCCGCATCCTGACGGGGCTGGCGCATGGCGTGTTCTTCTCGATCGGCTCGACCATCGCCACGTCATTGGTGCCGAAAGACAAGGCGGCCAGCGCGATTGCCATCATGTTTACGGGCTTGACCGTGGCCCTGGTGACGGGCGTGCCGCTGGGCACCTTCATCGGCCAGCATTTCGGCTGGCGCGAAACCTTCCTCGCCGTCTCGGCGCTGGGCCTGGTGGCGTTCATCGGCAGCCTGCTGTACGTGCCGTCGACCATCGCCCACAGCAAACCGGCGTCCCTGCTGCAGCAAGTGCAGGTGCTGGGCCAGCCGCGCCTGCTGCTCGTGTACGCGATGACGGCCGTCGGCTACGGCGGCTCCTTCATCGCCTTTACCTACCTGGCGCCGATCCTGCAGCAAGTGTCGGGCTTCAGCGCCGGCGCCGTGGGCGTGGTGATGCTCGTGTACGGTATCTCCGTGGCGTTCGGCAATATCTGGGGCGGCAAGCTTGCCGACAAGCGCGGCCCAGTGCGCGCCCTGAAACTGATCTTTTTGCTGCTGGCCTTTGTTTTGCTGTTGCTGACCTTCACGGCGCCGCATCCGGTGCTCGTCGTTATCACCGTGCTGCTGTGGGGCGCCGTGGCCTTCGGTAACGTGGCCGGTTTGCAAGTGTATGTCGTGCAGCAAGCCGAACATTTCACGCCCCGCGCCGTGGACGTGGCCTCGGGCCTGAACATCGCCGCTTTTAATCTGGGCATCGCCGGCGGCGCCTGGGGCGGCGGCCTGATCGTCGAACACCTGGGCCTCGTGCACACGGGCTGGATCGGCGCGCTCGTCGTGCTCGGTGCCTTCGGCTTGACGGCCTTGAGCGGCCGGCTGGATCGTTTGCACCCGATTCCCGTACGGGCTGGCGGTGAAAAGTCGATCCATGCGGTGGGGCACTAA
- a CDS encoding DUF3820 family protein: protein MNSEKLALLLTREMPYGKYQGRLLADLPGHYLGWFAREGFPSGELGSLIALMYELDHNDLRSLLDPLRTPQNRPRS, encoded by the coding sequence ATGAATTCAGAAAAACTGGCGCTGCTGCTCACGCGCGAAATGCCATATGGGAAGTATCAGGGACGGCTGCTGGCCGATTTGCCGGGCCACTACCTGGGCTGGTTCGCGCGCGAGGGCTTTCCCTCGGGCGAACTGGGCAGTTTAATCGCGCTCATGTACGAGCTCGACCACAACGACTTGCGCAGCTTGCTCGACCCGCTGCGCACGCCTCAAAACCGGCCGCGTTCATAA
- a CDS encoding LysR family transcriptional regulator, with protein sequence MDIFKAMTIFIRVVDTGSLTAAAAQCELSPTMVGNHLQALEEHLGTRLINRTTRRQHLTEFGKAYYERCMEILGLVGDAEALALETQSSPKGRLRVTASATFGTERLIPALADYTARYPKVDIDVVITDTVVDLAEDGFEAAIRLGNLGDQHGADLVARPLAPYQLMLCAAPAYLAQHGEPRRPEDLAQHNCLAYAYSSRSEWRSTQPSWRMTGPQGDISVPIAGRMRVDSAQGLRRAALAGMGIVMLPEIMLSQDIADGRLVRLLHGYTPPSRPLHLIYLRDRRMSSKLRSFVDFVVERFGAAL encoded by the coding sequence ATGGATATCTTCAAGGCGATGACCATCTTTATCCGTGTCGTCGATACGGGCAGCTTGACGGCCGCGGCGGCGCAATGCGAGCTGTCGCCCACGATGGTCGGCAATCATTTGCAGGCGCTGGAGGAGCATCTCGGCACGCGCCTCATCAACCGCACCACGCGGCGCCAGCACCTGACGGAATTCGGCAAGGCGTATTACGAACGCTGCATGGAGATCCTCGGCCTCGTCGGCGATGCCGAGGCGCTGGCGCTGGAAACGCAAAGCAGCCCCAAGGGGAGGCTGCGCGTGACCGCCTCCGCGACATTCGGCACGGAACGGCTGATCCCCGCGCTTGCCGACTATACGGCGCGCTATCCCAAGGTCGATATCGATGTGGTCATCACGGACACCGTGGTGGACCTGGCCGAGGATGGCTTCGAGGCGGCTATCCGCCTCGGCAACCTTGGCGACCAGCACGGGGCCGACCTGGTGGCCCGCCCGCTGGCGCCGTATCAACTGATGCTGTGCGCCGCACCGGCGTATCTGGCGCAGCACGGCGAGCCGCGGCGGCCCGAGGATCTGGCGCAGCACAATTGCCTGGCCTATGCCTATTCCTCACGCTCCGAGTGGCGTTCGACGCAGCCATCCTGGCGCATGACGGGGCCGCAGGGCGACATCAGCGTGCCGATTGCGGGCCGGATGCGGGTCGACAGCGCGCAAGGCTTGCGGCGGGCGGCGCTGGCCGGCATGGGGATCGTCATGTTGCCCGAGATTATGCTGTCACAGGATATCGCCGATGGCCGTCTGGTACGCTTGCTGCACGGCTACACGCCGCCCAGCCGGCCCTTGCATCTGATCTATCTGCGCGACCGGCGCATGTCGTCCAAGCTGCGCAGCTTCGTCGATTTCGTGGTGGAGCGGTTTGGCGCGGCCTTATGA
- a CDS encoding MFS transporter has protein sequence MPTLTPRHTLSPRLTLFATSLGFVLVILDVTVVNVALERIQASLGTDVTGLQWIINAYTLVFASLLLTAGAIGDRYGAKRIFIMGFALFTVASLACGMADTIGALIAGRVAQGAGAALCVPASLALLSASFPEAAARARAVSIWAGVGGLALAAGPVVGGIMVDRFDWPSIFLLNLPLGLVGICVTLAYAPSGSKSAGRGLDLGGQALAILALGGLTLGFIESGALGWTHPLVLSGFACFVVAGALFILVEARGADPMLPLALFRSPVMSASCAVGLLTNFAYYGLMFVLSLFFQTTKGYTPLMTGLAFLPMTALVTLANLLSGRLTARYGPRLPMVMGQALAACGYLALAGIGAATPYGVIVGPLLAAGVGVALTVPAMTTAVLATADRQRTGIASGALNAARQTGGVIGVGVFGSLVAGGAAHLLAGMHVALLLAGIALGIGALISFGQIKAR, from the coding sequence ATGCCTACCCTGACACCGCGGCACACCTTATCGCCACGCCTGACCCTGTTCGCCACCAGCCTGGGCTTCGTGCTCGTCATCCTCGACGTCACGGTCGTCAACGTGGCGCTGGAACGCATCCAGGCATCGCTGGGCACCGACGTGACCGGCTTGCAGTGGATCATCAACGCCTACACCCTGGTCTTTGCCAGCCTGCTGCTGACGGCCGGCGCCATCGGCGACCGTTACGGCGCCAAGCGCATCTTCATCATGGGCTTTGCCCTGTTTACCGTGGCATCGCTGGCCTGCGGCATGGCAGACACCATCGGCGCCCTGATTGCCGGCCGGGTCGCCCAGGGCGCGGGGGCGGCGCTGTGCGTGCCCGCCTCGCTGGCCTTGCTGAGCGCCAGCTTTCCGGAAGCGGCCGCGCGTGCGCGCGCCGTGAGCATCTGGGCGGGCGTGGGCGGACTGGCGCTGGCGGCCGGGCCCGTGGTGGGCGGCATCATGGTCGACCGTTTCGACTGGCCCAGCATTTTCCTGCTCAACCTGCCGCTGGGGCTGGTCGGCATCTGCGTGACCCTGGCCTACGCGCCATCGGGTTCAAAGTCAGCGGGACGGGGCCTGGACCTGGGCGGGCAAGCGCTGGCGATTCTCGCGCTGGGCGGACTCACCCTCGGTTTTATCGAAAGCGGCGCACTGGGCTGGACGCACCCGCTGGTGCTGTCCGGTTTTGCCTGCTTCGTCGTGGCCGGCGCCCTGTTCATCCTGGTCGAAGCGCGGGGCGCCGACCCGATGCTGCCGCTTGCCTTGTTCCGCTCGCCGGTGATGAGCGCTTCCTGTGCCGTCGGACTACTCACCAACTTCGCCTACTACGGCCTGATGTTCGTGCTCAGCCTGTTCTTCCAGACGACCAAGGGGTATACGCCCTTGATGACCGGGCTGGCTTTCCTGCCGATGACGGCGCTGGTCACGCTCGCCAATCTGCTGTCTGGCCGGCTGACGGCGCGCTACGGCCCCCGCCTGCCCATGGTGATGGGGCAAGCGCTGGCCGCCTGCGGTTATCTGGCGCTGGCCGGCATTGGCGCGGCCACGCCGTATGGCGTCATCGTCGGCCCGCTGCTGGCGGCCGGGGTCGGTGTCGCGCTGACGGTTCCCGCCATGACGACGGCCGTACTCGCCACTGCCGACAGGCAGCGCACGGGGATCGCCTCTGGCGCGTTGAACGCCGCGCGCCAAACGGGCGGCGTGATCGGCGTCGGAGTGTTCGGCTCGCTGGTCGCTGGCGGCGCGGCACACCTGCTGGCCGGCATGCATGTCGCGCTGCTACTGGCCGGTATCGCACTCGGCATCGGCGCCCTCATCAGTTTTGGCCAGATCAAGGCACGCTAG
- a CDS encoding glutaredoxin gives MTRAILDQAQIHPAARPLIGSKHQDIVREVRAAIAAHQVVVVGMALNPFPRKARKILDVLGTPYQYLQYGSYVSQWHRRNALKMWTGWPTFPMVFVNGVLIGGASELHKLVENGEFSAMLAKKVREF, from the coding sequence ATGACCCGCGCCATCCTCGACCAAGCCCAGATCCATCCCGCCGCCCGCCCCCTGATCGGCAGCAAGCACCAGGACATCGTGCGCGAGGTGCGGGCGGCCATCGCCGCGCACCAGGTGGTGGTGGTCGGCATGGCGCTCAATCCGTTTCCGCGCAAGGCGCGCAAGATCCTCGACGTGCTGGGCACGCCCTACCAGTATCTGCAATACGGCAGTTATGTGAGCCAGTGGCACCGCCGCAATGCCCTGAAAATGTGGACGGGCTGGCCGACGTTTCCCATGGTCTTTGTCAACGGCGTGCTCATCGGCGGCGCCAGCGAGCTGCACAAGCTCGTGGAAAATGGCGAGTTCAGCGCCATGCTGGCAAAGAAAGTGCGCGAGTTTTAA
- a CDS encoding Lrp/AsnC family transcriptional regulator: MTQLSLTHSITLDTFDLAILDILQRDNTTSQREIAQAVHLSAPAVQRRIRRLRESGVIRKEVAVLDASRVGRPLILTVEVHLHDEHPQRTAGMRARIMAEPAIQQCYGITGEADYLLIITASSMAEYEALTERLFGGDDNIRRYRTSVALTCLKMGLHVPLG; the protein is encoded by the coding sequence ATGACGCAACTTTCGCTCACGCATTCCATCACGCTCGATACCTTCGACCTGGCCATCCTCGACATCTTGCAGCGCGATAACACGACTTCGCAGCGCGAAATCGCCCAGGCCGTGCATCTGTCGGCGCCGGCCGTGCAGCGGCGCATCCGCCGCCTGCGCGAGAGCGGGGTGATCCGCAAGGAAGTGGCCGTGCTCGACGCAAGCCGCGTGGGCCGCCCCCTGATCCTGACGGTGGAAGTGCATCTGCACGACGAACACCCGCAGCGCACGGCAGGCATGCGCGCGCGCATCATGGCCGAGCCTGCCATCCAGCAGTGCTACGGGATTACGGGCGAGGCCGATTACCTGCTGATCATTACCGCCAGCAGCATGGCCGAATACGAGGCGCTGACGGAGCGCCTGTTCGGTGGCGACGACAATATCCGCCGCTACCGCACCTCGGTGGCATTGACTTGCCTGAAGATGGGCTTGCACGTGCCGCTGGGGTAG
- a CDS encoding EamA family transporter, producing the protein MPLRRYSSLIPLLAILGSVTCLGLGTSWAKHSLFPLVGAQGTTAVRVGFSALLLLLFWRPWRWQLSRADLRTVALYGGALGLTNLCFYMALRTIPFGIAVAIEFSGPLAVALLASRRPLDFVWVALAVAGLALLLPLGHDVSKLDPTGVLFALGAAVCWASYIVFGKRASHLHAGHSVSLGLAMAALVVVPVGVLHSGAALLSPVVLGEGLGVALISSAIPISLEMVALKRLTPQAFGIMSSMEPAVAAMLAYILLDERLGAGQWLAIAMIMAASMGSSYMAQRQKRGAPALRPGYES; encoded by the coding sequence ATGCCATTACGCCGCTATTCTTCCTTGATTCCCCTGCTGGCCATCCTCGGCTCCGTCACCTGCCTGGGACTGGGCACGTCATGGGCCAAGCACAGCCTGTTTCCGCTCGTGGGCGCCCAGGGCACGACGGCCGTGCGCGTGGGCTTTTCCGCGCTGCTGCTGTTGCTGTTCTGGCGCCCGTGGCGCTGGCAGCTGAGCCGCGCCGACCTGCGCACGGTGGCCCTGTACGGCGGGGCGCTGGGCTTGACCAACCTGTGCTTCTACATGGCCTTGCGCACGATCCCGTTCGGCATCGCCGTGGCGATCGAGTTTTCCGGCCCGCTGGCGGTGGCCCTGCTGGCTTCGCGCCGTCCGCTCGACTTCGTCTGGGTGGCCCTGGCCGTGGCGGGACTGGCGCTGCTGCTGCCGCTCGGCCACGACGTCAGCAAGCTCGATCCCACGGGCGTGCTGTTCGCCCTGGGCGCGGCCGTCTGCTGGGCCTCCTACATCGTCTTCGGCAAGCGCGCCAGCCATCTGCATGCGGGCCATTCCGTGTCACTGGGCCTGGCCATGGCCGCGCTGGTGGTCGTGCCCGTGGGCGTGCTGCACAGCGGCGCCGCCCTGCTCTCGCCTGTCGTGCTGGGCGAAGGCCTGGGCGTGGCCCTCATTTCCAGCGCCATCCCGATCTCGCTGGAAATGGTGGCCCTGAAGCGGCTGACGCCGCAAGCGTTCGGCATCATGAGCAGCATGGAGCCGGCCGTCGCCGCCATGCTCGCGTACATCCTGCTCGATGAACGGCTTGGCGCCGGGCAATGGCTGGCGATTGCCATGATCATGGCCGCGTCGATGGGCAGCTCGTACATGGCGCAGCGCCAGAAGCGCGGTGCGCCGGCGCTCAGGCCCGGATATGAATCGTGA
- a CDS encoding ATP-binding protein, with amino-acid sequence MNRLFWRFALLVVLAIALASCVIYFTFSRLFGDPLEHIARDQAAGQIFLLEQYIDQAPADEWLPRLNKVREVSDVALELQPLSAVLPALPAEARAQLLRGAVVMDVGGKAFYRRVDATGARYAGSEDDVLHAQNLPIDVGQALRMEAIRFAVIALCLLLPLGWWTRAHGGGLAALSRMADDFGQGDLAARAQVKPASSIAPLAGRINEMAERIGALLEARRHLLLSVSHELRTPIARLEFGLALLDERHGGLDPALRRRIDAMGADVGELKTLVNELLGLMQLDHAQALPRQPFAVAPLLRDCMAALLPRQVDSGIADDLGELRGDPRLLARAIGNLLGNAAKYATARIALSAVREGDALRIVIEDDGPGIPAGQREQVFAPFYRLAREQDHAAAGHGLGLAIAARAVALHGGAIAIDDSPLGGARFTIHIRA; translated from the coding sequence ATGAACCGTCTTTTCTGGCGTTTCGCGCTGCTGGTGGTGCTGGCCATCGCGCTGGCCAGCTGCGTCATTTACTTCACCTTCAGCCGCCTGTTCGGCGATCCGCTCGAGCACATCGCGCGCGACCAGGCCGCCGGCCAGATCTTCCTGCTGGAGCAGTACATCGACCAGGCGCCCGCCGACGAATGGCTGCCGCGCCTGAACAAGGTGCGCGAAGTGTCGGACGTCGCGCTGGAGCTCCAGCCTTTGTCCGCCGTGCTGCCGGCGCTGCCTGCCGAGGCGCGCGCGCAGCTGCTGCGGGGCGCCGTCGTGATGGACGTGGGCGGCAAGGCTTTCTATCGCCGCGTGGACGCCACGGGCGCGCGCTATGCCGGCAGCGAGGACGATGTGCTCCACGCGCAAAACCTGCCCATCGACGTCGGCCAGGCCCTGCGCATGGAGGCGATCCGCTTTGCCGTCATCGCGCTATGCCTGCTGCTGCCGCTGGGCTGGTGGACGCGCGCACACGGGGGCGGCCTGGCCGCGCTGTCGCGCATGGCCGACGATTTCGGGCAAGGCGACCTGGCGGCGCGGGCGCAGGTCAAGCCGGCGTCGAGCATCGCGCCGCTGGCCGGCCGCATCAACGAGATGGCCGAGCGCATCGGCGCCCTGCTGGAAGCGCGCCGGCATTTGCTGCTGTCGGTGTCGCACGAATTGCGCACGCCGATCGCGCGGCTGGAATTCGGCCTGGCGCTGCTGGACGAACGGCATGGGGGGCTTGACCCGGCCCTGCGTCGACGCATCGACGCCATGGGCGCCGATGTCGGGGAATTGAAAACGCTGGTCAACGAATTGCTGGGCCTGATGCAGCTCGATCACGCGCAAGCCTTGCCGCGCCAGCCGTTTGCCGTGGCGCCCTTGCTGCGCGACTGCATGGCGGCCCTCCTGCCGCGGCAAGTGGACTCGGGCATCGCCGATGACCTGGGCGAATTGCGCGGCGATCCCCGCCTGCTGGCGCGCGCCATCGGCAACCTGCTTGGCAACGCGGCCAAATATGCCACCGCGCGCATCGCGCTGTCGGCCGTGCGCGAAGGCGATGCGCTGCGCATCGTGATCGAGGATGATGGCCCCGGCATTCCCGCCGGCCAGCGCGAACAGGTATTCGCCCCGTTCTATCGCCTGGCCCGCGAACAGGACCATGCGGCCGCCGGCCACGGCCTGGGACTGGCGATCGCCGCCAGGGCCGTCGCGCTGCACGGCGGCGCCATCGCCATCGACGACTCGCCGCTGGGCGGCGCCCGCTTCACGATTCATATCCGGGCCTGA
- a CDS encoding response regulator transcription factor: MQRVMLVEDDARLAALVKEYLDEFDYAVDVVTRGDQAVARFRDLQPDLVILDLTLPGVDGLVVCRQLRQLSAVPILILTAREDTFDEVSGLEQGADDYVNKPVQPRVLLARLRALQRRGSAAGGSDIVIGQLRVSRENRAVHWRGQEIAMNSAEFKLFAILADAAGKVMSRNEILVRMRGIEFDGLDRSIDNCISRLRRKFDDGGAERIKTVWGEGYLLTPSAWE; the protein is encoded by the coding sequence ATGCAACGTGTAATGCTGGTGGAAGACGATGCGCGGCTCGCCGCGCTGGTCAAGGAATACCTCGATGAATTCGACTATGCTGTCGACGTGGTCACGCGCGGCGACCAGGCCGTGGCGCGCTTTCGCGACCTCCAGCCCGACCTGGTCATACTCGACCTGACCTTGCCCGGCGTCGATGGCCTGGTGGTGTGCCGCCAGCTGCGCCAGCTCAGCGCCGTGCCCATCCTGATACTCACGGCGCGCGAAGACACCTTCGACGAAGTCTCGGGCCTGGAGCAGGGCGCCGACGATTACGTGAACAAGCCGGTGCAGCCCCGCGTGCTGCTGGCCCGCCTGCGCGCGCTGCAGCGGCGCGGCAGCGCGGCGGGCGGCAGCGACATCGTCATCGGCCAGTTGCGCGTGTCGCGCGAGAACCGCGCCGTGCACTGGCGCGGGCAGGAGATCGCCATGAACAGCGCCGAATTCAAGCTGTTCGCGATCCTGGCCGACGCCGCTGGCAAGGTCATGTCGCGCAACGAGATCCTCGTGCGCATGCGCGGCATCGAGTTCGATGGCCTCGACCGCAGCATCGACAACTGCATCTCGCGCCTGCGCCGCAAGTTCGACGACGGCGGCGCGGAACGCATCAAGACGGTGTGGGGCGAAGGCTATCTGCTCACGCCCTCCGCCTGGGAATGA
- a CDS encoding porin family protein translates to MKKIVCSTLFAVAATSMVHAEGLYVGASVSPSSDGKIERAESGATARRGASSKAVPFGVFAGYELTPAWALEGGYRASGGATSFDLDPGYQLKVRNSAAYVAARGTWRLNDDWSLFGKAGVARSHAEFSIGGKNAPPGESASKTGLYASVGAAYQIGKDVTLQLEWEHAPKVRYEGLNSTMNRLALGVRFGF, encoded by the coding sequence ATGAAAAAAATTGTCTGCAGCACCCTGTTTGCCGTCGCCGCCACGTCGATGGTCCATGCCGAAGGCCTGTACGTGGGCGCCAGCGTCAGCCCTTCCAGCGATGGCAAGATCGAGCGTGCCGAGAGCGGCGCGACGGCGCGGCGCGGCGCCAGCAGCAAGGCGGTGCCCTTCGGCGTCTTTGCCGGCTACGAACTGACGCCGGCCTGGGCGCTGGAAGGCGGCTATCGCGCCAGCGGCGGCGCGACCAGCTTCGACCTCGATCCCGGCTATCAGCTCAAGGTACGCAATAGTGCCGCCTATGTGGCGGCGCGCGGCACGTGGCGGCTGAACGACGACTGGTCGCTGTTCGGCAAGGCCGGCGTGGCGCGCAGCCATGCCGAATTTTCCATCGGCGGCAAGAACGCGCCGCCGGGCGAGTCGGCCAGCAAGACCGGCTTGTACGCAAGCGTGGGAGCCGCCTACCAGATCGGCAAGGACGTGACGCTGCAGCTCGAATGGGAGCACGCCCCGAAAGTCAGGTACGAAGGACTCAATAGCACCATGAACCGCCTGGCGCTCGGCGTGCGCTTCGGCTTTTAA
- a CDS encoding MipA/OmpV family protein, with translation MNKFAPRFFPCFSPLLLLLAACGPALAEEATTGASALMMPDGSRDMYVGAALTGSSAADDGASRGAVLRPLLQVQWSNGLFVSAIGVAGMHLSATPGVEYGPLLAASNARAPADSRRLRGTRQIKGSPDVGGFYGYYLGDQARVTTNLMYDTSARGWRGQLGLQKTLPSLAAHHTVTLSAGMSLASGAVMDELYAVSAAAGGARDYRPAGGVASADVGVNWNWALSSKWLLNSAVTGTRLGNGPARSPFIERRNVITWSSGLGYRF, from the coding sequence ATGAACAAGTTCGCTCCCCGTTTCTTCCCCTGTTTTTCTCCCCTGCTGTTGCTGCTGGCCGCCTGCGGCCCGGCGCTGGCCGAGGAAGCCACCACCGGCGCCAGCGCGCTGATGATGCCCGACGGGAGCAGGGATATGTACGTGGGAGCGGCGCTCACGGGCAGCTCGGCGGCGGACGATGGCGCATCGCGCGGCGCCGTCCTGCGCCCGCTGCTGCAGGTCCAGTGGAGCAACGGCCTGTTCGTTTCGGCCATCGGCGTGGCGGGCATGCACCTGTCGGCCACGCCGGGCGTGGAATACGGCCCGCTGCTGGCCGCCAGCAACGCGCGCGCTCCGGCAGACAGCCGGCGCCTGCGCGGCACGCGGCAAATCAAGGGCTCGCCCGACGTGGGCGGCTTCTATGGCTATTACCTGGGCGACCAGGCGCGCGTCACGACGAACCTGATGTACGACACGAGCGCGCGCGGCTGGCGCGGCCAGCTCGGCCTGCAAAAGACCCTGCCCTCGCTGGCGGCCCATCACACGGTGACCTTGTCGGCCGGCATGTCGCTGGCCAGCGGCGCCGTGATGGACGAGCTGTACGCCGTCAGCGCGGCGGCCGGCGGCGCGCGCGACTACCGTCCGGCCGGCGGCGTCGCGTCCGCCGATGTCGGCGTCAACTGGAACTGGGCCCTGAGCAGCAAGTGGCTGCTCAACAGCGCCGTGACGGGCACGCGGCTGGGCAACGGGCCGGCCCGCAGTCCCTTCATCGAACGGCGCAACGTCATCACCTGGTCCAGCGGACTCGGTTACCGGTTTTAA